Proteins encoded by one window of Dyella humicola:
- a CDS encoding DUF1453 domain-containing protein, whose translation MAPTVIPFIMVPLMAFAVWRRVRGSFGRQPIRRQRMTVRIAIFAVLGVVLAVGGLHNPRLLEGLLGGALGGAVLGLVGLRLTRFERDANGADAYLPNPWIGGLLTVLLVARLGWRYLVLMPQLQHPAMANTAPGFGNSPLTLAVFGLLIGYYITYFAGLLVHHRRFERSQAAAPARS comes from the coding sequence GTGGCTCCGACTGTGATTCCCTTCATCATGGTGCCGTTGATGGCGTTTGCCGTCTGGCGCCGCGTGCGCGGCAGCTTTGGGCGGCAGCCGATCCGCCGCCAGCGCATGACCGTTCGCATCGCCATCTTCGCGGTGCTTGGCGTGGTGCTCGCTGTTGGCGGTCTGCACAACCCGCGTTTGCTGGAAGGCCTGCTGGGAGGCGCCCTGGGCGGCGCCGTCCTGGGGCTGGTGGGGTTACGGCTGACCCGTTTCGAGCGCGACGCGAATGGCGCCGACGCCTATCTGCCCAACCCCTGGATCGGCGGTTTGCTGACTGTGCTGCTGGTTGCACGTCTCGGCTGGCGCTACCTGGTGTTGATGCCCCAGCTGCAACATCCGGCCATGGCCAACACCGCGCCCGGGTTCGGCAACAGCCCGCTGACCCTGGCCGTGTTCGGGCTACTGATCGGTTACTACATCACCTATTTCGCCGGCCTGCTGGTGCATCACCGCCGCTTCGAGCGCTCCCAGGCAGCGGCGCCTGCACGCTCTTAA
- the glnK gene encoding P-II family nitrogen regulator, whose amino-acid sequence MKLVVAVIKPFKLDDVREALAEVGVQGITVTEVKGFGRQKGHTELYRGAEYVVDFLPKIKLEVAVADDQLDRVVEAIQQSARTGKIGDGKIFVSSLEQVIRIRTGELDNDAL is encoded by the coding sequence ATGAAGCTGGTGGTTGCGGTCATCAAGCCGTTCAAACTGGACGATGTACGCGAAGCCCTGGCGGAAGTGGGGGTCCAGGGCATTACCGTCACCGAGGTGAAGGGCTTTGGTCGCCAGAAAGGCCATACCGAGCTGTACCGCGGCGCGGAATATGTCGTCGATTTCCTACCCAAGATCAAACTCGAGGTAGCAGTGGCCGACGATCAGCTCGATCGCGTGGTCGAAGCCATCCAGCAGTCCGCCCGTACCGGCAAGATCGGTGACGGCAAGATCTTCGTCAGCTCGCTGGAGCAGGTGATCCGCATCCGCACCGGCGAGTTGGACAACGACGCGCTTTAA
- a CDS encoding accessory factor UbiK family protein, which produces MMDRQDIDQLAQRLVSLVPNGLTQAHQDLRTNFSDVLAQGLRRLDLVTREEFDVQSQVLARTRAKVEALEKRIADLEAGAAT; this is translated from the coding sequence ATGATGGATAGGCAGGATATCGACCAACTTGCCCAGCGTCTTGTTTCGTTGGTTCCAAATGGATTGACCCAGGCGCACCAGGATTTGCGCACCAACTTCAGCGATGTTCTGGCGCAGGGATTGCGCCGCCTTGATCTAGTCACCCGCGAGGAGTTTGACGTCCAGAGCCAGGTCCTGGCGCGTACCCGCGCCAAAGTCGAGGCGTTGGAGAAACGAATCGCCGATCTTGAGGCCGGCGCTGCCACCTAA
- a CDS encoding YifB family Mg chelatase-like AAA ATPase — MSLAVTLSRAQEGVTAPQVMVEVHLSGGSPDTNIVGLPEAAVREARDRVRVAIQNTSFEYPNRRVTVNLAPAELPKDGGRFDLAIALGILAAGGQVPREKLDDCEFLGELALSGALRGVSGVLPALLRARARGRRVVVPRANAAEAALVSDADVLVADTLAEVCGWLRGAQDLALPAEAPEACTELAGPDLADVRGQLQARRALEIAATGGHHLLLAGPPGTGKTMLAERLPGILPPMTELEALETCAVLSVAGQAVDPSRWRRRPFRAPHHTTSAIALVGGGSVPRPGEISLAHNGVLFLDELPEFGRHLLDVLREPMESGHIVISRAARQSAFPAQFQLVAAMNPCPCGYAGDPRKHCQCTPDQIQRYRARISGPLLDRIDLSLEVPRVPLSELDTPRGEHDEDSATVRARVVRARKHALMRAGRSNAEISTRELERDCALGPAERRWFDAALERLGLSARAYHRTLRVARTIADLDGGAALLDRSHLAEALTYRHF; from the coding sequence ATGAGCCTCGCCGTTACGCTTAGCCGTGCCCAGGAAGGCGTGACGGCACCGCAGGTGATGGTCGAGGTTCATCTGTCCGGTGGCTCGCCGGACACCAATATCGTGGGTCTGCCTGAAGCCGCCGTTCGCGAGGCGCGCGACCGCGTGCGAGTGGCGATCCAGAACACCTCTTTTGAGTACCCGAATCGAAGGGTCACCGTGAATCTGGCGCCGGCCGAGCTGCCGAAGGATGGCGGCCGCTTCGATCTCGCCATTGCGCTGGGCATCCTGGCCGCCGGGGGGCAGGTGCCGCGCGAGAAGCTGGACGACTGCGAGTTTCTGGGCGAACTGGCGCTGTCAGGCGCGCTGCGCGGCGTGTCGGGCGTGCTGCCGGCGCTGTTGCGGGCTCGGGCACGCGGGCGTCGCGTCGTCGTGCCGCGCGCAAACGCGGCCGAGGCCGCCCTGGTTTCCGATGCCGATGTGCTGGTGGCCGACACGTTGGCCGAAGTATGCGGCTGGTTGCGCGGGGCACAGGATCTCGCTCTTCCGGCCGAAGCGCCTGAGGCCTGCACAGAATTGGCTGGTCCGGACCTCGCCGACGTACGCGGGCAGCTACAAGCGCGACGTGCGCTGGAGATCGCTGCCACCGGTGGCCATCATTTGCTGCTGGCAGGGCCGCCGGGCACTGGCAAGACCATGCTGGCCGAGCGCTTGCCCGGCATTCTGCCGCCGATGACCGAGCTAGAAGCGCTGGAAACCTGCGCGGTGTTGTCGGTGGCCGGACAGGCCGTGGACCCCTCGCGTTGGCGTCGGCGCCCGTTCCGGGCGCCCCATCACACGACATCGGCCATCGCGCTGGTGGGCGGTGGCTCGGTGCCTCGGCCGGGCGAGATTTCGCTGGCGCATAACGGCGTGCTGTTCCTGGACGAGCTGCCCGAATTCGGTCGGCATTTACTGGATGTATTGCGGGAGCCGATGGAGTCCGGTCATATCGTGATCTCCCGGGCGGCGCGGCAATCGGCCTTCCCGGCCCAGTTCCAGCTGGTGGCGGCGATGAACCCCTGCCCCTGCGGCTACGCCGGCGATCCGCGTAAGCATTGTCAATGTACGCCGGACCAGATCCAGCGTTACCGCGCACGTATTTCGGGACCGCTGCTGGACCGCATCGACCTGAGTCTGGAAGTGCCGCGCGTACCACTGAGCGAATTGGATACGCCACGCGGTGAGCACGACGAGGACTCGGCCACGGTCCGGGCCCGGGTGGTGCGGGCGCGGAAGCATGCCTTGATGCGGGCAGGTCGCTCCAATGCCGAAATCAGCACGCGCGAACTGGAACGGGACTGCGCCCTGGGGCCGGCCGAGCGGCGTTGGTTCGATGCAGCGCTGGAGCGCCTGGGCTTATCGGCCCGCGCTTATCACCGCACGTTGCGGGTGGCTCGCACCATTGCCGACCTCGATGGCGGGGCAGCCTTGCTGGACCGCTCGCACCTTGCCGAGGCGTTGACCTACCGGCATTTCTGA
- a CDS encoding cation:proton antiporter, translated as MAADLGLLLVCLLGIGFFCQWLAWRVRLPAILFLLLAGILLGPVGHVVAPDQLLGPLLFPVVSLAVAVILFEGSLTLRFSELPGIGGVVRGLVTYGAVVAVLLLALAAHYLADLSWEVSLLFGALTCVTGPTVIAPMLRTVRPNARIANTLRWEGIVIDPLGALFAVLVYEAIVTHEQGHTLGVFLLVIGCGMAIGLASAWLLAALLRRHMIPEYLQNYGALVTVLLAFSFSNTITHESGLLAVTVMGIALGNMRDVHIEDILDFKENLTTLLASVLFILLAARLDWPLPDGVLWSGIAIFIAAQLVVRPLTVAIASAGSSLSWRERALIAWVAPRGIVAAAVSALFALRLDDLQLPGAEALVPLVFILIVGTVVLQSATARPLARWLRVAEPDPNGVLIYGSDQAARAVARALADAGFRVIVADEQWEGIRQARMDGLTAFYGHPASAYAERHLDLTGIGRLLAMSTHRERNTLACVHYRRDFGRERVYRLRNEDPQDASERGELVRSLLAPPLFAADMTHQRFIQLLAQGWRIKSTRLTVTFDWPHFIEQYGSDTVLLFGVEEKGALRVASVKRELEPRPGWTVTTLVPPEATERSG; from the coding sequence ATGGCGGCTGACCTTGGACTGTTGCTGGTTTGCCTGCTGGGCATCGGTTTCTTTTGCCAGTGGCTGGCATGGCGGGTAAGGCTGCCGGCGATCCTGTTCCTGCTGTTGGCGGGCATCCTGCTTGGGCCGGTGGGTCATGTGGTGGCGCCGGATCAACTGCTGGGGCCACTGCTGTTCCCGGTGGTGTCGCTGGCCGTGGCGGTGATCCTGTTCGAAGGCAGCCTTACCTTGCGCTTCAGCGAATTGCCCGGCATCGGCGGCGTGGTCCGTGGGCTGGTGACCTATGGCGCCGTGGTCGCCGTGCTGCTGCTGGCGCTGGCTGCCCACTACCTGGCGGACTTGAGCTGGGAGGTCTCCCTGCTATTTGGTGCGCTCACCTGCGTCACCGGGCCGACGGTGATTGCGCCGATGCTGCGCACGGTGCGGCCGAACGCGCGTATCGCCAACACGCTGCGCTGGGAGGGCATCGTGATCGATCCGCTCGGCGCGCTGTTCGCCGTGCTGGTGTACGAAGCGATCGTGACGCACGAGCAAGGCCACACCCTTGGCGTGTTCCTGCTGGTGATCGGTTGTGGCATGGCAATCGGTCTGGCCTCGGCCTGGCTGCTGGCCGCCCTGCTGCGCCGTCACATGATTCCCGAGTACCTGCAGAACTACGGCGCGCTGGTGACCGTGTTGCTCGCGTTCTCGTTCTCCAACACCATCACCCACGAGTCCGGCCTGCTGGCGGTCACGGTGATGGGCATCGCGCTGGGCAATATGCGCGATGTGCATATCGAGGACATTCTCGACTTCAAGGAAAACCTCACCACCCTGCTGGCCTCGGTGCTGTTCATCCTGCTCGCGGCGCGACTGGATTGGCCCTTGCCCGATGGCGTGTTGTGGTCGGGCATCGCGATCTTCATCGCGGCACAACTGGTGGTGCGTCCGCTCACGGTGGCGATTGCCAGCGCCGGCAGCTCGCTAAGTTGGCGCGAGCGTGCCTTGATTGCGTGGGTGGCGCCGCGTGGCATCGTCGCGGCGGCGGTGTCCGCCCTGTTTGCGCTGCGGCTGGATGATCTGCAGCTGCCGGGTGCCGAGGCGCTGGTACCGTTGGTGTTCATCCTGATCGTCGGTACGGTGGTATTGCAGAGCGCCACCGCGCGCCCTTTGGCACGCTGGCTGAGAGTCGCCGAACCCGATCCCAACGGCGTGTTGATCTATGGTTCGGATCAAGCGGCGCGCGCGGTAGCGCGAGCACTGGCCGATGCCGGGTTCCGCGTGATCGTGGCGGATGAGCAGTGGGAAGGTATCCGTCAGGCGCGCATGGATGGATTGACCGCGTTTTATGGCCATCCCGCCAGCGCCTATGCGGAGCGACATCTCGACCTCACCGGTATCGGTCGCTTGCTGGCGATGTCGACGCATCGCGAGCGCAACACGCTCGCCTGTGTGCACTACCGCCGGGACTTTGGGCGCGAACGCGTCTATCGATTGCGCAACGAAGATCCACAGGACGCGAGTGAGCGAGGCGAGCTGGTGCGGAGTCTGCTGGCGCCGCCGCTATTCGCTGCCGACATGACGCATCAGCGTTTCATCCAGCTGCTGGCGCAAGGCTGGCGCATCAAGTCGACACGCCTCACGGTCACCTTCGACTGGCCGCACTTCATCGAACAGTATGGTTCCGACACCGTGTTGTTGTTCGGCGTGGAAGAAAAGGGCGCGCTGCGCGTGGCGTCGGTGAAGCGAGAGCTGGAACCTCGTCCTGGCTGGACTGTGACTACGCTGGTGCCACCGGAAGCGACCGAGCGATCTGGCTGA
- the aceA gene encoding isocitrate lyase yields the protein MKNSLPTADQIALDWSNNPRWSGIQRHYSAADVVRLRGTVAVEHSLARRGAERLWQSLNKEDFVNALGALTGNQAMQQVKAGLQAIYLSGWQVAADANVAGEMYPDQSLYPANSVPLVVKRINNTLLRADQLHHAEDLHDIDWMVPIVADAEAGFGGVLNAFELMKAMIEAGAAGVHFEDQLASVKKCGHMGGKVLVPTREAVDKLNAARLAADVLGVPTLLVARTDADAADLITSDIDENDRPFITGERTVEGFFRVRPGLDQAISRGLAYAPYADLVWCETSKPNLEEARKFAEAIHAKYPGKLLAYNCSPSFNWRKNLDDATIAKFQKELGAMGYKFQFITLAGFHSLNYGMFDLAHGYARRQMSAFVELQEREFAAAERGFTAVKHQREVGTGYFDAVTQAIQQGQSSTTALKGSTEEQQFHASRQASAA from the coding sequence ATGAAGAACTCGCTGCCCACTGCCGACCAGATCGCTCTCGACTGGAGCAACAACCCTCGCTGGAGCGGTATCCAGCGCCATTACTCCGCCGCCGACGTGGTGCGTCTGCGCGGCACGGTGGCGGTGGAACATTCGCTCGCCCGTCGTGGCGCCGAGCGTCTGTGGCAATCGCTGAACAAGGAAGACTTCGTCAACGCACTCGGCGCGCTCACTGGCAACCAGGCCATGCAGCAGGTGAAGGCCGGCCTGCAGGCGATCTATCTCAGTGGCTGGCAGGTCGCGGCGGACGCCAACGTCGCTGGCGAGATGTACCCGGACCAGTCGCTGTATCCGGCGAACTCGGTGCCGCTGGTGGTCAAGCGCATCAACAACACCTTGCTGCGCGCCGACCAGTTGCATCACGCGGAAGATCTGCACGACATCGATTGGATGGTGCCGATCGTGGCCGATGCGGAAGCCGGTTTCGGCGGTGTACTCAATGCGTTCGAACTGATGAAGGCGATGATCGAAGCCGGCGCGGCTGGCGTTCACTTCGAAGACCAGCTCGCCTCGGTGAAGAAGTGCGGCCACATGGGTGGCAAGGTGCTGGTGCCAACACGCGAAGCGGTGGACAAGCTCAACGCCGCGCGCCTGGCTGCCGATGTGCTCGGCGTGCCGACCCTGCTGGTGGCGCGCACCGATGCCGATGCCGCCGACCTGATCACCTCCGATATCGATGAGAACGACCGGCCGTTCATCACCGGCGAGCGCACGGTGGAAGGCTTCTTCCGCGTGCGTCCGGGCCTGGACCAGGCGATCAGCCGCGGCCTCGCCTATGCGCCCTACGCCGACCTGGTGTGGTGCGAAACCAGCAAGCCGAACCTAGAAGAGGCGCGCAAGTTCGCCGAAGCCATCCACGCCAAGTACCCGGGCAAGCTGCTTGCCTACAACTGCTCGCCCAGCTTTAACTGGAGGAAGAACCTCGACGACGCCACGATCGCCAAGTTCCAGAAGGAACTCGGCGCGATGGGCTACAAGTTCCAATTCATCACCCTGGCCGGCTTCCACAGCCTCAACTACGGCATGTTCGATCTGGCCCACGGCTACGCACGCCGCCAGATGAGCGCCTTCGTCGAACTGCAGGAGCGCGAGTTCGCCGCTGCCGAGCGGGGCTTCACCGCGGTGAAGCATCAGCGTGAAGTGGGCACCGGCTACTTTGATGCCGTGACCCAGGCGATCCAGCAGGGCCAGTCGTCCACCACGGCGCTCAAGGGCTCCACCGAAGAGCAACAGTTCCACGCGTCGCGACAGGCAAGCGCGGCCTGA